The Pseudanabaena sp. ABRG5-3 genome includes the window TGTCCAGAAACTAACCCCAAAAAATCCTAACGTATAGGCAAATAGCAGTAAATATTGTCCCTGAGCATCAAAATTATTCCACTGACTTGCAGCAAGTAATCCCGATGACACTACGACGAGAAATACTCCCAAAAACAGCAACCACATCGTACTGAATTCCGAAATTAGCGATCGCACAGTTTGCGCGACTTTACTCGGTGGCTGGGTGACTTTAGGGGGAATTGGCTTCGGTGGCGCTTGAGGCGATCGCGCTAAACGAGATCCTGATAAGTTCGCAGTGGGTCGTTTTGGGCTAGCAATTGGTTCATTTCTGCGGGGAATCTCTGGCTCTGGAGATGCCACTGCAATCTCGGACACAAAGCGCGTTCTCGCAATTAGTCTGACTTGCTCATCCCTGATTAACCCCATCTCTAGCCAGAGATTTAACCCATCTAAAATTGCATCATTCTCAATCGCAACAATCTTTAACCGATTTACTGATCGATTAGTATTGCGCCATTGGAAATCTATTTCTGAGATTAGCTCTAGATTAAACCAAGCTTCCAATCCCTCCAGCACAATGTTATGGGGAACATCAATGGGGATATCGAGGCGCAAATATTTCAAGGGGGCTGATGGCATCGGCGATCGCTCCAAATCTAAAATCAGATATCGATTTCATTATGTCTGATTTTGTATCCGTTTTTTTCATGCCTTATTCGTAAATATTCCCAAGAAAATAAAGAAAATTAGTGACTATCCCTCAAACCAAAACTATAGTTACTATTGTTAATATAAATACATAAATATATACTTTTTTAATTTTAATAATGCAGTTAACAAGCGCTGAATGGACAGAAACAGAGGAAAATATTGCGAAAAAAGCTTTTGACATTGCCTATAAACGAGAAATTGACGACTTGATTGACTCCGTGAAACACAAAGCAGTTTCGCTGTCGGCAATAGACGATATGTGGCATTTACATGATTTTTTAAGCGCAAAACGTCATGAAGTCGATGGTAAATATGACTACCGATTGCCAATGTTGGTATTTGTGTTTGCGGGATTGGTCAAAGACGGTTGGTTAAGTCTTAGCGAACTAGAAGGATTGAATCCTGATAAAATCGCTAAAATATCAGCACTTGCTCGGATGTAGTTTCTATAGCAAAGCGTTAGTACTAAATAGGTAAGTATGGGCGGCGCTCCGCGCCGCCCATACTTAAATAAAAGAGAAGCGGTGCTTTGCACCGCTTCTCTTTTATTTGGACGACATCTTCTACTTCTTTGTATAGATTGTTACGGGATCTCTATCTTTAGAGGTTATGAAGTGGTCATGACAATATGAGTAGATATTACTAAGAGAAATCAATAAGCCCTCAAACAATAAGTTTCTCAATCATTTACTTATTGTTGTGATTTCTCAGAATTAATTACTCTAACCATGCAGTAATTGCAAGTTCTGTAATTTCTGTAACCACTTATATGCAATTACTGATTTGCTTATAGGTAGATGGGTCAAGCTTCCATACGCTTAGTCCCAGTTTTGTTATGACGGTTTATGCATTTGTATGGACTTAAATACCCTCAGTTAACCCTCTAAAACAACTCATATGACATATACCGTTGCCACTGCAAGAAATATTTTCCCTAACACCTTGGCTGCTGACGTTGTACCAGCAACCATTGCCAGATTCAATCAACTTAGTGCCGAAGATCAACTCGCTTGGATTTGGTTTACATACCTTGAGATGGGTAAAACTGTGACGATCGCAGCTCCAGGAGCAGCAAGTATGCAGTTAGCCGAGTTGACCCTAAATGAAATCAAGAAAATGAGTTTTCAGCAACAAACTCAGGTCATGTGTGACCTCGCCAATCGTGCTGATACTCCCATCTGCCGCACCTATGCCATTTGGTCACAAAATATCAAGCTAGGCTTTTGGTATCAACTTGGCAAATGGATGGAAGAAGGAATTGTCGCTCCTATTCCTGAAGGATACAAGCTTTCTGCGAATGCTTCTGCGGTTCTTGCAACATTAATTAGTCTAGACCCCGGTCAACAAATTACAATTCTTCGCAACGCAGTTGTGGATATGGGCTATGACCCTAATAAATTGGATGGAACGACACGCATTATTGAGCCAGTGTCACCTCCCAAAGAAATATCAAAGCGTACTCCAGTCAAGATCGAAGGAATTGACAATCCCACCGTATTGTCTTACATGGATAACTTGAATGCCAATGATTTCGACGCTTTAATCGCGCTGTTCCTTCCCGATGGTGCTTTGCAACCTCCCTTCCAAAAACCAATTGTTGGTAAAGAAGCAATTATGCGCTTCTTTACAGAAGAATGTCAAAATCTCGTGCTTGTTCCAGAAAGAGGTGTTTCTGAACCCGCAGATGGTGGTTACACCCAAATTAAAATCACTGGAAAAGTGCAAACACCTTGGTTCGGCTCTGGTGTAGGTATGAATATCTCTTGGAGATTTTTACTTGATCCTAGCAATAAGATTTTCTTCGTGGCGATCGATTTACTCGCTTCTCCTAAAGAGTTATTGAACTTCATTCGTTAAAAAATTAAAGCGCTTTGCGCTCTAAACCCAAAAATCCTTAAAAAGTGTTGCTTTGCAAGACTTTTTAAGGATTTCTTGTAGTTCATTAATTGCCTCTTGAGAAATGCAAATGCTTAGCCTGCAAAAAAAGGCGCTTAAAACTGATAACTGGACAGGTGCAATCATAACCCTTGCGATCGCTAGTTTATGGATTGCTAGTCTAGTTGGCTCTTTTCAGATTTTCGTACCACATAGTTCTTGGATATGTCTAATTTGTTCGATCTTAGTCCGCACATATTTACACACTGGGCTATTTATCCTTGCCCATGAATCCATGCATGGGAATTTAATCCCGCAGAACCAACGTTTAAATAAAATAGTTGGACGCTTGATGCTTGGTATTTATGGATTTCTGCCCTACGATCGCTGTTTTGTAAATCATATTAATCATCATCGCTATCCTTCTCAAAGTGGCGATCCAGATTTTCATGGCGATGGGGCAAATCCAATCCATTGGTATTGTAAATTTATGGGCGAATATTTCCCATTGCGATCGCTAATTACTTTCATTACGAGCATGATCGTGATTATTGCAATCTTGATGATCGCTTTCAAGGTTTCCCTCACAAATCTAATCCTCTTTTGGCTTTTACCCCTCATCCTCAGCTCACTACAGCTATTTTTCTTTGGCACATATCTTCCCCATCGCCAAGTTGATAACAATTTAAACTTCTCACCCCGTTTGCATAGCGATCGCTATTCTATTCTGTGGTCATTTTTGAGTTGTTACAATTTCGGTCATTACCATTGGGAACATCACGCATATCCCCATATTCCTTGGTACAAGTTACCTACAGCACTTCATACCCAAACTTAAAGAGATTTTTTGAAATGATTTCATAAGCTTGTAAAGGTGAATTTCTCGAAGTTAGCTATAATATCACCATGAATGTTATCTAAGAGATTAAAAGAAGTTTTTTAAAAGGCTAACTACGAGGGTTGTTAACATGTCAAAAGTTACACAAATGACGCTGAGCTTACCTACTGATTTAATTAATGCTACCGAAAGGTTAATTCAGTCTGGACTCGTCAAAACTATTGATGATTTTGTTACTTTGGCTTTGCATCATGAGCTTTTAAAGATGCAGAGATTATCAGAAAGCAGTCAAGATTTACCAGAAAACAGTGATGCTTTTGATGATCCAATTTGGGGATTAGGAGAGAATCCTATTCAATCTGGTTTAAGGGATGCTTCTGAGAATATTGACAAATATTTATACGGCACTTCAGTCTAGAACCTTAGAGGAGTTCAAGTTACATCTTTAGATAGACATACATAGTTACTTTTGATGAATTATTTGTTTTTGGATACAAGTTATATCGTGGCTTTGGAATTGTCTGATGATCAAAATCATGTAGTAACTTTAGAGCATTGGCGAAGTTTGGATAAAAGAAATTTGTGTTTGGTGACAAGTTCCTATGTTTTCGATGAGGTGGTAACTTTTTTAAGTAGTCGTGGGTTTCGGAGCAAGGCTACTGAGGTGGGGAAACGTTTGCTTACAAGTAAGTCTATAAAATTTATTCAGGTTGATGAGGATCTTTTTTTAGAAGGATGGGAATATTTTCAAAAGTATCAGGATAAGTCGTATTCGTTAACGGATTGTTTATCTTTCGTTATTATGAACCAATTAAAAATCAATCTGGCTCTCACTTACGATCAACATTCTGTCCAAGCTGGTTTTGGGAGATTGCCATAATTAAGCTGATCGCGCAATTCGTTCATGATTTCATCACTAATCCTTGGGTAGTCCTAAATCTGGTAAACCTTTCACAATTTTAACGGTTTCTAAGCTGACGGTGATTACTTGCTTAATTAATCTCACGATGTACTCCTCGTCATCAAGGCGATTGGGATCGTTGGTGATGCCGCTTCGTTTGTCGGTGCTGACTTGGTATTGATCGATGATCCAGTCTAGGGCGGAACGGTTGCCTAGTTTGTATTCAAAGGTTTCTGGGGGAATACCTGTAAGAGTCAAGAAGTCGTTATATTTGATTTGGGTTTTGTCTTTGCTGAGGCGCATTTTTTCGACTCGCCAATCGATGGGGAGATCTTTATTTTCGATATGTTTGAGGCTATATTCGGGTTGTTGTTCGTAGTTGATATGGATTTCGGTGAGGCGTTTTCCAGAGATCGCGAAGGGATGAAACTCTGGTGCGAAGGGGATGCGTGGTAGTTCGCGTTTGAGGTTGGCGGCGTAGCGTTGGCGATAGTGGGGATGATGGAGTAGGGCGTAGGTGTAATGGAAGATGTCCCATTTGGTAATTTTGGGATCTTGATAATGGGTTTGGAATTGTTCTAATGCCCAATCAGTAATGTTTTCTTGACGATTATTTCCTTCTTTATCGTAGATGTAAAATGGAAAACATTGAGAGCCACCTTGAGGCAACAAGTCAGGAATGTGATTTACTGCAAGCGCGAACATTGCAATCTCAGATCCAACTTTAATCCAAATCACCTGATTCTCCGATTCGGTTTCAGATGTTGGGAATATTAAATGTTGTTGATATCTTCGTTGATTGAGTAAATGCTAGGTACAGGACAAAAAGTTGCCAAAGTATAGAGAAAGGGGTTTTATAAAAGATAACCACATCTAACCATAAAACCCCTATCAAAGAGATTAACCTATTCCGAGAAATGTTGCAGCAGCATCTGCAATGGAATGCAGCAAGACTCGCATTTGTGTGCACATTTCTGATCGCGCTAATACGAGTAAAGACAGTAAACCTAGCCGAAATCGCGACGGGATTTAGCGGCAAAGCCAAAGTAGAATCGCACTATAAAAGACTACAAAGATTCTTCCGAGACTTTGAATTAGACTATGAAAGCATTGCCCTCACTGTCGTCAAAGTAATGCAAATACCCGAACCATGGGTAATCTCAATCGACCGCACCGATTGGCAGTTTGGCAAGACCGTTTTCAACGTGCTGACTCTAGGAGTAGTGCATCATGGAATCGCTTTCCCGTTGGTATGGATAATGCTGGATAAAAAAGGCAACTCTAACACCCGCGAACGATGTGAACTGTGGAATCGATTTCTAGAAATATTTGCAGCCCGTAAAATCGACTTTTTGACCGCAGACCGTGAATTTGTGGGAGAAGAGTGGTTTGACTATTTGCTGTGTGAACCACGCACCCCGTTTAGAATCCGCATTCGTAAAAATACCGTACTCAAGGATGGACAAAAACAACTACGTGCTGACATTTGTTTTCAAGATCTCCAAGTTGGTGAATTTAGGGTGTTGTCTAAACGCAGACATATTTTCGGACATTGGCTGTATGTGGCTGCCATGCGTTTGGAGGATGGCGATTTGTTGATTGTCGCTACTGACCATGCTCCTTATACTGCTATTACTGACTATGCCAAGCGTTGGGGCATTGAGACTTTATTTGGTTGTTTTAAATCCCGTGGCTTTTGTTTAGAATCCACACATCTTCAGGACTCGCAACGGCTTTCTAAACTCATTGCTTTACTTACTCTTGCTTTGTGTTGGTGTTTTTCTTCTGGTTTATGGCAATTCTTACTCAATCCTCTCAAGCCGAAAAAGCATGGTCGCTTGCCTAAGAGTATTTTTCGTCTTGGTTTTGATTTCCTTCGTCATATCATCTTTGACTTACAACTCAATTCTGTTACCTTTTTTAACTCCATTAAATTTTTGTCCTGTACTTAGGAGTAAATGATCAAAGTAAAGAGCTTTTTTAATGAATGGGCGATAAATTGAATTCCGAACCTTAGAAATATCAAAGCTAATTATTTCTCTTTGCTGTAATGCGGTCTTAAGTCTATCTGTCCATTTAACAAATGTTGGATCTACATTTATGAAACGATCAATATCAACTTGTGAAGTTTGTTGAGAATATCGGCTAACTTCAATATTGTAATTCTCAATTAATCGTTTTACTTTATTTTGTAGATCAAGCTCATCAAAAGAAAATACCCACTCATCTCTATTGGATGCAATACCAAGACTAAATAGCTGAAATATAGCTTTTGCGTCTTGTCCCTTTTCTTTCTTTTCTTCCTTTGAACCTATTGGGATAAAGGAAGAAAAATCACTCTCCAAATCTTCAGTTAGCCAAGTGTATTTGCTATCAGGTTCAATTTCTTCCCAATCAACATCCTGAATGCTTTCAAACTTCTCTAAGCTACTTAGCTTTTGTTCCTTACGCCAAAACTCATCCATCCGCGCATAATAAATCTTAGCCTTTCTCATAGATTTTCTGGTTTCAATCCTGTTCTCTTGGCTATACGGGCAAGCATTTTTGCCCCTATTTCATCGCTATCTCGAAAAGCAAAAACATAATCTTCCCAGCCGTCACGTTCCAAAATCTTGTGCGATCCAGTTTGACGCTTTACATTCCATCCAATCTTTTCCAATGCGGCTAATACTTTTCTGGCTTTTGCAGATGACCATTGACTCATGATGATAAATTCCTACGCAGCCACAAAGTCAAAGCTAGTCAAACCCAAAGCCATTTCTCCATGCTCCAGTTTATCAGCAATAACCCGCAATGCCAAAGCTTGAACATGAGCGATTGCCTGTTGTTGACTATTTCCATATACTAAAGCGCCCGAAATTTCGAGAATCTCAGCAATCCATCGCCCATCTTCTTCTTGTTCTGTTTCGATGGTGAAATGATTAGAAATATGTTTTGTCATATTGATTTCCTTATAATTTAAGTCTTTAGAGGTTTAGAAAAGTAATTTTCTCTTTCTTCAAAACGTTGTTCATCGTCTCTTTGACGGTTTGCTGAACAACTTCTTTGAGCCCTTGAGCCTCTGAGTTCACTCTTAATGTCGTAGCTACATACTGTAGAACCTCTTGTATATCTTCCGCTTCTAGATCGGGTAATGCCTGTAAAATCTCTTGATCTCTCATTCCATCAGCAAACATACCAAAGACAGTTGTAACGGGTATTCTCAAGGAGCGAATACATGGCACGCCGCCCATTTTTTGAGGATTAGTTGTAATTCTTGCAAATTGCATAATTGATTAAGCCTCTAACGCTTTCTTACAAAAATATTAACACTTACCCCAACTTGAATGCCAAAAACATTATGAGTTGTTCCCGATAATTTAGGATTTTTGCGAATATTACCACCTAAATCAAATACATAAATTTGATCAAAGTCTTTTTCTAGATACTGACGCATTCCATCAAATGCGATTTGGTCTAGAAAACTGTTATTTGTCACAAGAGCAACAATACCCTCTTCTCCGATTCTATCTGATGCCCACCGAATTGCCTTCACATAAGGATCTGACAATTTGTTTTTTAAAGTTGCCTTTGAAGCTTTGGCATAGGTAGCCGCTACGCGATCATCAATCCCAGTCTTGTTTTTAGTCGTGTACTTGCGATTCTTATTGTTGTCATTCTCATTCAACTGACCCACATTATACGGAGGATTCCCAATCACCACAAATAAATCTGACTCCCTCTGTCTCTCCACTCGCTTCATATTTTCAGGCGTAAACAAACCCAACTGCTCAATACGCTGATCCTCAAACGTATCCACCAAACAAATCCCCTCAAATGCCTCATACTTCCCAGTCTGCTCAAAATACTCATGCTCAATATTCATCGAAGCAATGTAATAGGGCAGCAACATTACCTCATTGCAATGCAACTCATGCTCATACTTGTGAGGCAAAGCCGACTTCTGGATTTCTGCAATCTCACGCATCACCCGCATGATGAAATTTCCCGTACCCACAAACGGATCGAGAATATGCACACCCTTATCCACCAAAGACTTGCCAAACTCCCGTTGCAAAATCTCCTCCACACTCTTCACCATGAAATTCACAATCGGCTGTGGTGTATACACAATCCCATGCGTATCCGCCACCTTCGTCGAAAAGCCCTGAAAGAACTTCTCATAGACCGTATTTAAGAAATTCTGCTTTTGCGAAAAATCATCAATCGTAGCCGCCGTTTCCTCGATCGCCCCATAAAACCGATCCAAACTACTCAAAAAATGAGCGCGGCTGAAATGCTTAGAAGTCAAAGCATTGATTACCTTCTCAATCTCAACTGCGATAATATTTCTCTGAGCAAAATCGGGATTATTGAACACACTCCGAAAAATCCGTTCCGTTAGTAAATGCTGAATCAACATCTCCTCAACCGCCGACTCAGCCAGATTCGGATTAATCGATTGACGGCAAAGCTGCATAAACGCTGCAAACGCATCGATAAACTTTTTGTTAGTCTTCTCCTCTTTACGGATTAGCTCCAATAAAGCCGTAGCATGATCCTTCACGCGATCGCCAAATTCCTCAGCAGCTTTTTCCCATTGCGCGATCGCTGGCGCACGATATTCAAAAAACTGGCGGACAATATCGACTAACTCTTGATCTTTGGTGAGATCCGCATCCATCACCAATTTGCCATCTTGATAGAGCATGGCGCGATCGGGACGCTGAAACAACATATTGTCTTTGGGATAACCCACCGCAAACTTTTTCGGGATTTCCTTCTTTAAGTTGTCATTAATATCCTTCGCTTCCCAATAGGCTCGCGGCAAATTGTAACTATCCACCAAAGCCCCATCCATACGGATCGGCTGCTTCTTAGAACGTTTAATCGCATATTCCGCAACCAGAGTCCATTGAAACTGCCGCGCACAGGAATCTAACAAACTCTGAAAAGCCGATCGCACCGCCCCCTCATGCACAATTCCCAGCTTGGCATACTGCTCCAATGCCTCATAGTAATTTTTGATCGGCTTGTGCGATGGCTTGAGGCTAAGACTTGGCATATCGGGCTTACACGAGATTTTTAGGTAATAAGACTACTATAAACTAAAGATGAAAAAAGCGGCGATCGCTTCATTACCCATTAACTAACCCATACCTTTTGGATAACTATCCATAACCTCCTCCAGCAGGAGTTTCAATTACAAATGTATCTCCAGACTCCATTTGCACTGTAGCAGTACTGGTTAAATCGGTAATCGTGCCATCATGCCTAACCACATAATTGCGCCCAGTTGCGCCCGCTTCACCACCATTTAAGCCAAAGGGAGGAATCACGCGACTACTCGACAAAATCGCCGCAGTCATTGGTTCTAGAAACTTGATCCGCCGCGTCACACCATTACCGCCCCTGTGTTTGCCCTTACCACCACTATTTGCCCTGATGGAGAATTCTTCCAAAAGGACAGGAAAGCGCCATTCCAGAATTTCGGGATCGGTGAGTCTCGAATTGGTCATATGCGTTTGAATCGCATCAGTGCCATCAAAATCAATCCCTGCACCCGATCCACCGCAAATGGTTTCGTAATATT containing:
- a CDS encoding orange carotenoid-binding protein, whose amino-acid sequence is MTYTVATARNIFPNTLAADVVPATIARFNQLSAEDQLAWIWFTYLEMGKTVTIAAPGAASMQLAELTLNEIKKMSFQQQTQVMCDLANRADTPICRTYAIWSQNIKLGFWYQLGKWMEEGIVAPIPEGYKLSANASAVLATLISLDPGQQITILRNAVVDMGYDPNKLDGTTRIIEPVSPPKEISKRTPVKIEGIDNPTVLSYMDNLNANDFDALIALFLPDGALQPPFQKPIVGKEAIMRFFTEECQNLVLVPERGVSEPADGGYTQIKITGKVQTPWFGSGVGMNISWRFLLDPSNKIFFVAIDLLASPKELLNFIR
- a CDS encoding fatty acid desaturase, producing the protein MLSLQKKALKTDNWTGAIITLAIASLWIASLVGSFQIFVPHSSWICLICSILVRTYLHTGLFILAHESMHGNLIPQNQRLNKIVGRLMLGIYGFLPYDRCFVNHINHHRYPSQSGDPDFHGDGANPIHWYCKFMGEYFPLRSLITFITSMIVIIAILMIAFKVSLTNLILFWLLPLILSSLQLFFFGTYLPHRQVDNNLNFSPRLHSDRYSILWSFLSCYNFGHYHWEHHAYPHIPWYKLPTALHTQT
- a CDS encoding type II toxin-antitoxin system VapC family toxin; protein product: MNYLFLDTSYIVALELSDDQNHVVTLEHWRSLDKRNLCLVTSSYVFDEVVTFLSSRGFRSKATEVGKRLLTSKSIKFIQVDEDLFLEGWEYFQKYQDKSYSLTDCLSFVIMNQLKINLALTYDQHSVQAGFGRLP
- a CDS encoding IS4 family transposase, yielding MKEINLFREMLQQHLQWNAARLAFVCTFLIALIRVKTVNLAEIATGFSGKAKVESHYKRLQRFFRDFELDYESIALTVVKVMQIPEPWVISIDRTDWQFGKTVFNVLTLGVVHHGIAFPLVWIMLDKKGNSNTRERCELWNRFLEIFAARKIDFLTADREFVGEEWFDYLLCEPRTPFRIRIRKNTVLKDGQKQLRADICFQDLQVGEFRVLSKRRHIFGHWLYVAAMRLEDGDLLIVATDHAPYTAITDYAKRWGIETLFGCFKSRGFCLESTHLQDSQRLSKLIALLTLALCWCFSSGLWQFLLNPLKPKKHGRLPKSIFRLGFDFLRHIIFDLQLNSVTFFNSIKFLSCT
- a CDS encoding type ISP restriction/modification enzyme encodes the protein MRKAKIYYARMDEFWRKEQKLSSLEKFESIQDVDWEEIEPDSKYTWLTEDLESDFSSFIPIGSKEEKKEKGQDAKAIFQLFSLGIASNRDEWVFSFDELDLQNKVKRLIENYNIEVSRYSQQTSQVDIDRFINVDPTFVKWTDRLKTALQQREIISFDISKVRNSIYRPFIKKALYFDHLLLSTGQKFNGVKKGNRIEL
- a CDS encoding type II toxin-antitoxin system HicA family toxin, translated to MSQWSSAKARKVLAALEKIGWNVKRQTGSHKILERDGWEDYVFAFRDSDEIGAKMLARIAKRTGLKPENL
- a CDS encoding type II toxin-antitoxin system HicB family antitoxin, with translation MTKHISNHFTIETEQEEDGRWIAEILEISGALVYGNSQQQAIAHVQALALRVIADKLEHGEMALGLTSFDFVAA
- a CDS encoding DUF433 domain-containing protein, with translation MQFARITTNPQKMGGVPCIRSLRIPVTTVFGMFADGMRDQEILQALPDLEAEDIQEVLQYVATTLRVNSEAQGLKEVVQQTVKETMNNVLKKEKITFLNL
- a CDS encoding N-6 DNA methylase, with translation MPSLSLKPSHKPIKNYYEALEQYAKLGIVHEGAVRSAFQSLLDSCARQFQWTLVAEYAIKRSKKQPIRMDGALVDSYNLPRAYWEAKDINDNLKKEIPKKFAVGYPKDNMLFQRPDRAMLYQDGKLVMDADLTKDQELVDIVRQFFEYRAPAIAQWEKAAEEFGDRVKDHATALLELIRKEEKTNKKFIDAFAAFMQLCRQSINPNLAESAVEEMLIQHLLTERIFRSVFNNPDFAQRNIIAVEIEKVINALTSKHFSRAHFLSSLDRFYGAIEETAATIDDFSQKQNFLNTVYEKFFQGFSTKVADTHGIVYTPQPIVNFMVKSVEEILQREFGKSLVDKGVHILDPFVGTGNFIMRVMREIAEIQKSALPHKYEHELHCNEVMLLPYYIASMNIEHEYFEQTGKYEAFEGICLVDTFEDQRIEQLGLFTPENMKRVERQRESDLFVVIGNPPYNVGQLNENDNNKNRKYTTKNKTGIDDRVAATYAKASKATLKNKLSDPYVKAIRWASDRIGEEGIVALVTNNSFLDQIAFDGMRQYLEKDFDQIYVFDLGGNIRKNPKLSGTTHNVFGIQVGVSVNIFVRKR